The Triticum urartu cultivar G1812 chromosome 6, Tu2.1, whole genome shotgun sequence genome includes the window CAAAGAAATATCCAAGGACGACTACTTTGCAAAGAACAATGAGTTTGCAACCTGGTTGAAGGAAGAGAAGGGCAAATATTTCTCCGACCTTTCTTCAGAGTCTGCCCGTGATATCTTCCTCAAGTTTGTGAAGCAATGGAACAAGGGAAAGCTGCCATCACATTACTACGAGGGCATCACCACTGGGCCCCGATCAGCGCACAACTGGAACATCAAGAAGGCATGAGAAGGCTCGTCTTGTTCGTGGCTCGCAGTTCGGGTCCCTTGCGGTGGTTCGGTTTCTTGACGAAACTGCCATACCAAATGCTTGTACCACTTGTTCCATCTTTTAGATTTTCATAGGTTTCTGATCTAAACCTGTCGCGGTGTTTAGCATTGATGTTAGTTCTGTTGCTGACGTTTAATGAAAAAATTCTAGCAAATTTGTTGCTGTATCCTATATGCAAAAGAGCTGGTATTCATGTGATTAGCCCCACCACGACATTGTCCATTTTCTGATGATCTTTTATGCTGGGTTTTCTGCTAAAGTACCGATGATTTATCCCTCTTGATtcttcatcacgttcatatgttGCAAGTTTAATAAGTGCCTGGATCATCAAATAAGAGTTTGACCCTTTAGCTGTGGCCGAATGTTTACACTAGCTGTTAGTGCTACCGACCGTTTTATGCTTGTTTGCCCAATCTGAACAGTTTATGGCTGTAACTGCAGAACTATAATGCCTTTTCCGTTGCTGCTTGTAAGATTTTCAAGACTTTGCCACTGTTATGAATTAATTTGCCGTATATACCATCATCGCCGCTCTGGCAGCATGTAAACTGAATCATCGCCGCTCTGGCAGCATGTAAACTGAATCAATCGCCGCTCTGGCAGCATGTAAACTGAATCATCACCGTTCTGGCAGCATGTAAACTGATACTGCGGTCCACAAATATAGAGCACACGGGCACCAGGAGAATATTATGTAGCATCATCAGTACGTATGCATTTAGAATTTGAATACCAACTAATCAGAACAGAGCTTAAATCAGAGATGAAACCATGGCAACAAGAAAAAGGAACTCGAGTGATATACAGATTTCGGATCTCGCAAGCCCTTGTAGGGTAGGCAAATGCCATTTATTCCATGTTTTGATCCTTTCTGGGCTGAGAAAGCAGGTGGTACAAAGTGCCCAACAGCACATGACAAACACCTATGAGTGTCGAAGCGCAGATTCTCTTTCAGAATCcaccatgcttaatgcttgctgtCCTCTTCCTCGCAGAATTTTGAGTACTTCTTGTCGTCCATCAGTGAGTTGAGCTCACCTGCATCGCTGACCTTGACCTTGATGATCCAGCCGCCCTCATATGGATCTCCATTGACCTGTGTTATAAAAAAAACAGCCAGCATACAGGTCATACGACACTTCAATCCGCACCAACAGATTTCCTCGTCAAGTATCAGGCTAAGCTGAAACTTACCAATGCTGGTTTCTCTAGTAGTTCGTCATTCACTGCAATGACCTCTCCAGACACCGGCGAGTTGATGTCACTGGTTGCCTTCACACTTTCAACAGCACCAAAGTTTGTTCCCTGAGATACAGAAGCGCCAACTTCTGGCAGCTCCACATATACAACATCACCCAAATGGTCCTGAAAGCCAAAAAACAGCTCCATTATGGCATATAACATGCTGAAAGGCTGCTTATATGCATCGAGTGAAGCATCCAATGATCTAACATATGACAGATCTAACACATGACATATGAACCTGGGCATGGTCTGTAATCCCAACGGTTGCGGAATCACCATCAACCTTTACCCATTCATGGGTTTCAGCATACTTCAGATCCTTCAGCACTGGAAAAGGGCAACACCAGAAAGATGCGTGTTAATAACGTGTACTACACATTGAAATGGCATTAATCAGAAATGCAGTTTAACAATGTGCATATAAAGAGTTCCAAAGCCACTCCAACTAATGCAGTAATTCCCTCATAACCACTACAATTTATTGTCCACCCTGAAATATGCACAGAACACAGATGCCTGCTAATGTAAAGAACTTTTTCTTGGGATCATTTCATCAGTTTCTCTGCTTCACACTATTGCATATGATTGTGCGTCAACAAACTCTTGTAGGTTGTAGGTCCCAATGCGGCCGCATTTTCTCCAAATAGCTTTTGGGAGCCTATCGCAAAAACTTTTGACTAAATCATGGGGTCCCAAACCATTTTGCATGTATTTCATCAACTTTCACACTATATAGTTTTCAAATGCATCAAACAAACATCACATCATGCCATCAAAAGAAAAAACATCGCATCAACAAAATAAAAACCGGGTTGCGCCTTCTGCGACGACATCAGCCTACCGACCGACCTACGGCTATCACTGAACCTCAAGAACCATCACCGTACTAAAATTGGCACTCCCTATGCAAAGAAATATAAGATCGTTTAGATTGGTGATCTAAACGATCATATATTTCTTTGCAGAGGGAGTACACGACTACAAATCCAAGTCAGAAACGATGAACTTTCCCACCTAACCTAATCAGGCAAAAGCAGAGCGGCAGGAAAGATCCTTTTCGCAGAGAAGATGAAACCTGCCACCGGCAAAGGATCAAAATAACCAGAATAAACTCGGCGGCATTACACCCCATTCTGCAAACATCTCCGACGCGTGAACAGGGTCGCTGCCGAAATCACCAGTAAGAACTGGTAAAACGGATCGGCCAACGACAAATCCTACCGCCCAAATATTAGCGGGACGCGGAGGACGAAGATCGCGCCGTTCTAGCGCCAACGAACTGCGATCCAGGGACAGGCGCGGCGCGAGACACGAAACGCGCGCGTGAAACGGGCAGGCGGGCACGGGCGCAAAGGTGGCCGCGGGGAGGGAGAGGGGAAGGCGTGCTTACCGGTGGAGAAGGCCCTGGGGAAGGCGGAGATCTTGAGGTaggaggcggcgcgggaggcCCAGAGCGATCTGGAGGCGGCCATGGCCATGATCACGCgacgggggaggaggaggggatcGCGCTCGCTCGGCGCCGCCTCctctgtttctctctctctctttctctctctcgcGCACGGAGCTCGCTCTTGGGGTTTGGTGGTGGTTTCTCTATTTCTCTCCTTTTGCGCAGAAGAAGTTGGTGGTGGTGCGCTCCGAGAGTTGCGAAAATGATTTTCGTGGTAGGTCTCTGGGCCCTCCTGGGCCTTTTCGTCCTTGCACTTTTGTTTGGAGAATGAACTGATTTGCCTCAATTTCTTGGatcactaaaaaaattagttcATCTACAAAAAACTTAATTTATTGGAATGTAGGGCAAGCTGAAATTTAAAAATTCATCAGTTCTCCGGAGGGATTTTAGAAGATGAAAACAG containing:
- the LOC125517488 gene encoding glycine cleavage system H protein 2, mitochondrial is translated as MAMAASRSLWASRAASYLKISAFPRAFSTVLKDLKYAETHEWVKVDGDSATVGITDHAQDHLGDVVYVELPEVGASVSQGTNFGAVESVKATSDINSPVSGEVIAVNDELLEKPALVNGDPYEGGWIIKVKVSDAGELNSLMDDKKYSKFCEEEDSKH